The proteins below come from a single Demetria terragena DSM 11295 genomic window:
- a CDS encoding PP2C family protein-serine/threonine phosphatase: MALDLAPQLRWIAPAAPRGSADQATEHSLRRWLPIGLLALVALCAAGGIVWSDLVAGASLVPIVVAAGLFLAGMAMYTVFAAAGLALLVISIHTDTPPMTLAAVAVVMMLMIAVERRRHRMGISGEASASMMVELRDQVAEHGRIPHNLPQGWHVDSIIKAAHGEAFAGDFLVTSAEREGLLELVLVDVEGCGQRCGTRSLMMSGAFSGLLGSTAQEDFLPAANSYLMRQGWPGGRATALHLALDMQTGAYSLGSAGHPAAMHFHAGAGRWDARHDATGVMLGVVDSDLVTYERATGTLERGDALLLYTDGIIESPTCDLSQGMDRILGVADRVLTAAPHAGEAAQICQVALAGESDDRSVIVIRRDL; the protein is encoded by the coding sequence GTGGCTCTCGATCTCGCTCCCCAACTGCGCTGGATAGCTCCGGCTGCGCCGCGGGGCAGTGCTGACCAGGCGACAGAACACTCCCTGCGCCGATGGTTGCCCATAGGACTGCTCGCGCTGGTCGCTCTGTGCGCGGCGGGTGGCATCGTCTGGTCCGACCTGGTCGCCGGCGCCTCGCTCGTCCCGATCGTGGTTGCCGCAGGCCTGTTTCTTGCGGGCATGGCGATGTACACCGTCTTTGCTGCCGCGGGCCTAGCCCTTCTGGTGATCTCGATACACACCGACACCCCGCCGATGACGCTTGCCGCCGTCGCCGTGGTGATGATGCTGATGATTGCCGTCGAGCGTCGTCGGCACCGGATGGGAATCTCCGGTGAGGCCTCGGCCAGCATGATGGTCGAGTTGCGCGACCAGGTCGCCGAACATGGCCGCATCCCACACAACCTGCCGCAGGGATGGCACGTCGACAGCATCATTAAGGCGGCTCACGGTGAGGCCTTCGCGGGCGACTTCCTGGTGACCTCGGCCGAGCGCGAAGGCCTCCTCGAACTTGTCCTGGTGGACGTCGAAGGGTGCGGTCAACGCTGCGGGACGCGCTCGCTCATGATGTCGGGTGCCTTCTCTGGCCTGCTCGGGTCGACGGCTCAGGAAGACTTCCTCCCCGCAGCCAACTCCTACCTCATGCGTCAGGGCTGGCCTGGTGGGCGAGCCACAGCACTGCACCTGGCCCTGGATATGCAGACGGGCGCCTACTCGTTGGGTAGCGCCGGCCACCCCGCGGCCATGCACTTCCATGCCGGAGCCGGTCGCTGGGACGCCCGTCACGACGCCACTGGCGTCATGCTGGGCGTCGTGGACTCCGACCTGGTGACCTACGAGCGGGCGACCGGAACACTGGAGCGGGGCGACGCGCTGCTGCTCTACACCGACGGGATCATTGAGAGCCCTACCTGCGACTTGAGCCAGGGCATGGACCGGATCCTGGGCGTTGCCGACCGAGTCTTGACGGCCGCGCCACATGCCGGGGAGGCGGCACAGATCTGCCAGGTGGCGCTCGCGGGCGAGTCGGATGACCGCTCCGTCATCGTGATCCGCCGCGACCTCTGA
- a CDS encoding ribose-5-phosphate isomerase produces MRVHIGGDHAAFELQRHLVSWLQAEGHEVIDHGPTEYDAQDDYPVFVLRAAEAVAADPDSLGIVLGGSGNGEQMAANKVKGVRAALAYTPELAELARQHNDAQLLSIGGRFTTPEGAEDMVRTFLATPFTGEARHQRRLDMVNAYEQDGTLPNTSA; encoded by the coding sequence ATGCGCGTTCACATCGGCGGCGACCACGCCGCGTTCGAGTTGCAGCGTCACTTGGTGTCGTGGCTGCAGGCGGAGGGGCACGAGGTCATCGATCACGGGCCTACTGAATACGACGCCCAAGATGACTATCCCGTCTTTGTTCTGCGGGCTGCGGAGGCAGTCGCCGCCGATCCGGACTCGCTGGGCATCGTGCTTGGCGGTTCGGGCAACGGGGAACAGATGGCCGCCAACAAGGTGAAGGGTGTGCGGGCTGCGCTGGCCTACACGCCTGAACTTGCCGAGCTCGCGCGCCAGCACAACGACGCTCAGCTGCTCTCCATCGGAGGACGGTTCACGACGCCCGAGGGCGCCGAGGACATGGTCCGAACGTTCCTGGCGACGCCGTTCACCGGCGAGGCACGCCACCAGCGTCGGCTCGACATGGTCAACGCCTACGAGCAGGACGGGACCCTCCCTAACACGTCGGCCTAG
- the pepN gene encoding aminopeptidase N, protein MPAQNLTRTEAQTRSALISVEAYDVDLDLTTSDETFVTRSEVTFTCASPGEETFIDFIGDSVEEIVLNGESLDPATHFADSRVRLPELASDNTLAITGTGRYMNTGEGVHRFVDPVDDEVYIYTQFEVADCRRAFPVFEQPDLKATFAFTITAPAAWTLISNTVAPEPAPAEGSWTNARGEQESIAKWTFPPTDRISCYITALVAGPYDVIRDEVQTRQGTVPLGIYCRRSLREFLDADNVFDCTKRGFAYYEEHFDLAYPFGKYDQIFVPEFNAGAMENAGCVTHAETYIFRAKVSDAIVERRALTILHELAHMWFGNLVTMAWWDDLWLNESFASWASTLCQAEATEWESAWTTFSSAEKSWAYHQDQLSSTHPVSADMVDLEAVEENFDGITYAKGASIIKQLVSYVGRDEFEAGLRAYFVKHAWGNTHLRDLLVELEATSGRDLSSWSSLWLETAGVNTLRPDIETDDSGVITAFAIDQTATEELPTLRPHRLAVGLYDLEGAVLVPRESIEVDIDGARTEVPQLIGKQRGDLLLVNDQDLAYAKVRLDEQSLATARANPRGFVDSLPRTLVLASAWDMTRDAELSARAFVDLVVESLPGEQDSTLIRTLLAQVQVAATRYVAPGYQDATVAKLTAALRDLTRQAEPGGDAQLQLAQAYAGLASSEADTTIVRGWLEESDPLPGLAVDTEMRWTLLTSLAAAGVVGAEQITAERDRDSTSTGTERAARALAAIPTAAAKEDAWHRLVEDTTTPNATRRAVGIGWSRVHDRSLLQPYIERYHAALGQVWHDLTSSIASDVTLLAYPTAAVSDALVAASQQWLDSHPDAPAGARRGLAENRDGIKRALRAQAFDATIER, encoded by the coding sequence GTGCCCGCACAGAACCTGACTCGCACCGAAGCACAGACGCGATCCGCGCTGATCTCGGTGGAGGCGTACGACGTTGATCTCGACCTCACGACCAGTGACGAAACCTTCGTCACGCGCTCTGAGGTGACCTTCACGTGCGCCTCCCCTGGCGAGGAGACGTTCATCGACTTCATCGGCGACTCGGTCGAAGAGATCGTCTTGAACGGCGAAAGCCTCGACCCCGCAACGCACTTCGCCGACAGCCGAGTCAGGTTGCCCGAACTCGCCTCAGACAACACCCTGGCGATCACCGGTACCGGGCGATACATGAATACGGGGGAGGGCGTCCACCGGTTTGTCGACCCGGTCGACGATGAGGTGTACATCTATACCCAGTTCGAGGTTGCCGACTGTCGTCGTGCCTTTCCGGTGTTCGAGCAGCCGGACCTCAAAGCCACCTTCGCGTTCACGATCACCGCACCGGCGGCCTGGACGCTGATCAGCAATACGGTCGCCCCGGAGCCCGCTCCGGCGGAGGGCAGTTGGACCAACGCCCGAGGCGAGCAGGAGTCGATCGCGAAGTGGACCTTCCCACCCACGGACCGCATCAGCTGCTACATCACCGCGTTGGTGGCCGGGCCATACGACGTGATCCGCGATGAGGTGCAGACCCGTCAGGGCACTGTTCCGCTGGGTATCTACTGCCGCCGGTCATTGCGTGAGTTCCTGGATGCCGACAACGTATTCGATTGCACCAAGCGGGGATTCGCCTACTACGAAGAACATTTCGACCTGGCATACCCGTTCGGGAAGTACGACCAGATCTTCGTGCCGGAGTTCAACGCCGGAGCGATGGAAAACGCGGGATGCGTCACCCACGCCGAGACATACATCTTCCGCGCCAAGGTGTCCGACGCCATCGTGGAGCGTCGAGCGCTGACGATCCTGCACGAGCTAGCGCACATGTGGTTTGGCAATCTGGTGACGATGGCCTGGTGGGATGACCTGTGGCTCAACGAGTCGTTTGCCTCGTGGGCTTCCACCCTCTGCCAGGCCGAAGCGACCGAGTGGGAGTCGGCCTGGACGACGTTCAGCTCAGCCGAGAAATCCTGGGCGTACCACCAAGACCAGCTGTCCTCGACGCACCCAGTCTCAGCCGACATGGTCGACCTGGAGGCCGTCGAGGAGAACTTCGACGGCATCACCTACGCCAAAGGCGCCTCGATCATCAAGCAGTTGGTCAGTTATGTCGGCCGAGATGAATTTGAGGCAGGGCTGCGCGCGTACTTCGTGAAGCACGCCTGGGGCAACACCCACCTGCGCGACCTGCTCGTGGAGTTGGAGGCAACCAGTGGTCGTGACCTGTCTTCCTGGTCATCGCTGTGGCTTGAGACCGCGGGCGTCAACACGTTGCGCCCCGACATCGAGACTGACGACTCCGGGGTCATCACCGCGTTTGCCATTGACCAGACCGCGACCGAAGAGTTGCCGACCCTTCGGCCACACCGCTTGGCGGTCGGCCTGTATGACCTTGAGGGCGCCGTCTTGGTGCCGCGAGAGTCCATCGAAGTCGATATCGACGGCGCTCGCACTGAGGTGCCGCAGTTGATCGGCAAGCAGCGCGGCGATCTTCTGCTCGTCAACGACCAGGATCTCGCGTACGCCAAGGTCCGACTCGACGAGCAATCGTTGGCCACGGCGCGCGCAAACCCGCGCGGCTTTGTCGATTCTCTCCCCCGCACTCTCGTGCTGGCCTCGGCCTGGGATATGACGCGCGACGCTGAGTTGTCGGCGCGCGCATTTGTCGACTTGGTGGTGGAAAGCCTTCCAGGAGAGCAAGATTCGACACTGATTCGCACTCTCTTGGCCCAGGTCCAGGTCGCCGCCACCCGGTACGTCGCCCCGGGCTACCAGGACGCAACCGTCGCCAAACTCACGGCCGCCTTGCGCGATCTGACTCGGCAGGCTGAACCCGGAGGTGACGCCCAGCTGCAGCTGGCGCAGGCCTACGCGGGTCTAGCCTCCAGCGAGGCGGACACCACCATCGTGCGTGGCTGGCTGGAGGAATCCGATCCGCTGCCCGGACTGGCTGTCGACACCGAGATGCGCTGGACCCTCCTCACCTCGCTCGCGGCCGCGGGCGTCGTGGGCGCCGAGCAGATCACTGCCGAGCGCGACCGAGATTCCACCTCCACAGGCACCGAACGCGCAGCCCGGGCACTAGCAGCGATCCCGACCGCCGCGGCCAAGGAAGATGCCTGGCACCGTCTCGTCGAGGACACCACCACCCCGAATGCGACCCGTCGTGCGGTGGGAATCGGGTGGTCGCGAGTCCACGATCGGAGCCTGTTGCAGCCTTACATCGAGCGCTACCACGCTGCCCTCGGCCAGGTATGGCACGACCTGACGTCGAGCATCGCCTCGGACGTCACGCTCCTTGCCTACCCGACCGCTGCGGTGAGCGACGCTCTCGTGGCAGCCTCACAGCAGTGGCTCGACTCACATCCCGATGCCCCAGCCGGCGCGCGGCGCGGCTTGGCCGAGAACCGCGACGGGATCAAGCGGGCACTGCGGGCGCAGGCCTTCGACGCCACTATCGAGCGGTAG
- the tig gene encoding trigger factor produces the protein MKSAVENLNPTRVKLDVEVPYEELKPSMDKAYASIGSQVQIPGFRKGKVPARIIDQRFGRGAVLQEAINEALPEFFGKAADEHELQPIGQPEVDITQVPADESQDLTFTIEVDVRPEVTLPDFSEISVEVDPLEVTDADVEKKLDELRERFGTLAGVERAAAKDDHLSIGLKATIGDETIDDVNGVSYVVGSGTMIEGLDEAVEGLSAGETAEFTAALAGGDHEGEDALCVVTVESVKERQLPELDDEFAQLASEHDTLEELTVEVREQVEQEKRFEQGVQARDKALEHLLDTMELPVPESLVKSEVDSHLEGEGREDDDEHRAEVDLSTRRGLQTQFILDAIVERDEVQVSQEELIEYLIMSAQQYGMDPNQFAQALDQQGQVPAVMGEVARRKALSTVLEDIKVTDTNGDEVDLNALNTGEDAEEAEASDGEDAVAEPTDEDETTDEGETAKA, from the coding sequence GTGAAGAGTGCCGTCGAGAACCTCAACCCGACTCGCGTGAAGCTTGACGTCGAAGTCCCCTACGAGGAGCTCAAGCCGAGCATGGATAAGGCCTATGCCTCCATCGGCTCGCAGGTCCAGATCCCAGGATTCCGCAAGGGCAAGGTCCCAGCGCGGATCATTGACCAGCGGTTCGGCCGCGGTGCGGTCCTGCAGGAGGCGATCAACGAGGCCCTTCCGGAGTTCTTCGGCAAGGCCGCCGATGAGCACGAGTTGCAGCCCATCGGTCAGCCTGAGGTCGACATCACCCAGGTGCCCGCCGATGAGTCGCAGGATCTGACCTTCACCATCGAGGTGGACGTACGGCCAGAGGTCACGCTGCCCGACTTCTCCGAGATCAGCGTCGAGGTTGACCCGCTCGAGGTCACCGACGCCGATGTTGAGAAGAAGCTCGACGAGTTGCGTGAGCGTTTCGGCACGTTGGCTGGGGTCGAGCGCGCCGCGGCAAAGGATGACCACCTCTCGATCGGGCTGAAGGCCACGATTGGTGACGAGACGATTGACGACGTCAACGGCGTCTCGTACGTCGTCGGCAGCGGCACCATGATCGAAGGCCTGGACGAGGCCGTCGAGGGTCTGTCGGCTGGCGAGACCGCTGAGTTCACCGCGGCCCTTGCCGGTGGTGACCACGAGGGGGAGGACGCCCTGTGCGTCGTCACGGTTGAGTCGGTCAAGGAGCGCCAGCTTCCTGAGCTCGACGACGAGTTCGCCCAGCTCGCATCCGAGCACGACACGCTGGAGGAGCTCACCGTAGAGGTGCGCGAGCAGGTCGAGCAGGAGAAGCGGTTTGAGCAGGGCGTTCAGGCGCGGGACAAGGCGCTGGAGCACCTGTTGGACACCATGGAGCTCCCGGTTCCCGAGAGCCTCGTGAAGTCCGAGGTCGACTCCCACCTTGAAGGCGAGGGGCGTGAGGACGACGATGAGCACCGTGCCGAGGTTGACTTGAGCACCCGCCGTGGTCTGCAGACGCAGTTCATCCTCGACGCGATCGTCGAGCGCGATGAGGTCCAGGTCTCGCAGGAAGAGCTCATCGAGTACCTCATCATGAGCGCCCAGCAGTACGGCATGGACCCGAACCAGTTCGCTCAGGCCCTTGACCAGCAGGGCCAGGTGCCCGCGGTCATGGGTGAGGTCGCCCGTCGCAAGGCGCTCTCCACCGTGCTTGAGGACATCAAGGTCACCGACACCAACGGTGACGAGGTTGACCTCAATGCGCTGAACACCGGCGAGGACGCCGAAGAGGCTGAGGCCTCCGACGGTGAGGACGCCGTGGCCGAGCCCACCGACGAAGACGAGACGACCGACGAAGGCGAGACGGCCAAGGCCTGA
- a CDS encoding antitoxin, with protein MGLFDKAKDLAGENSDKVDQGVESAGDFVDDKTGGQHADKVDQAQNFANDQFGGGDQGGEGN; from the coding sequence ATGGGGCTTTTTGACAAGGCTAAGGACCTCGCTGGCGAGAACAGCGACAAGGTCGACCAGGGCGTCGAGTCCGCAGGTGACTTCGTCGACGACAAGACCGGCGGCCAGCACGCTGACAAGGTGGATCAGGCCCAGAACTTCGCGAACGATCAGTTCGGCGGCGGGGACCAGGGCGGCGAAGGCAACTAG
- the malQ gene encoding 4-alpha-glucanotransferase — MPVSAAARSSLQDLAHAFGVATEFWDWKGNHVRVSDDSIRAVLAALDVQAANADDVKNAVEAHGEKAWRQILPPVAITRAGQAPAVTLRVPHEASLQAVLTLESGDQREVGISDGSGEEREIDGVPMVERYLDLPHDLPLGYHHLAVTHGDHEPATCTVIVTPERLDLPAGLAADRVWGLTGQLYALRSEQSWGLGDAADLAELGTWAARQGADFVLVNPMHAAEPRPTMEPSPYLPATRRFLNPMYIRVEEVPELGYLSSAEHQMIEWHGDDARRLTALDHLDRDSAWEAKEAALRIIYRQRSTHRRRRDFEEFCEREGQGLLDYATWCAFVVEHGLPSKNWPSGLRDPRSEATAAEQDRLAEEVEFHRWMQWIVQGQFADAQREVKAAGMSLGVVHDLAVGVHPGGADAWALADILAGDIEGGAPPDDYNATGQTWSQPPWRPDRLAEAAYLPYRDMLRTTLALSGGLRVDHIIGLFRLWWVPRGRPATEGTYVRYDHEAMIGILLLEAQRAGAVVIGEDLGTVEDWMRDYLTERGLLGTSILWFERQDGGAPRPPETYRELCLASVTTHDLPPTAGYLEGQHIVLRHQLGLLPGSLEDEMATDEKQRGAVLADLRERGLLGNNSSVEEQVCALHRYLGFSPARMIGVAVPDLVGDVRTINQPGTDEEYPNWRLPLAGPQGQPLMLEDLMVSRRAKRLIRAVTTRQPE, encoded by the coding sequence ATGCCGGTGTCCGCTGCTGCTCGCTCGTCGCTGCAAGATCTCGCGCACGCGTTTGGCGTCGCCACGGAGTTCTGGGATTGGAAGGGTAATCACGTCCGAGTCAGTGATGACTCGATTCGTGCCGTGCTCGCGGCGCTTGATGTCCAAGCGGCCAACGCTGACGATGTGAAGAACGCCGTAGAGGCGCATGGCGAGAAGGCCTGGCGACAGATCCTCCCGCCGGTGGCTATTACCCGAGCGGGCCAGGCGCCTGCAGTAACGCTGCGAGTTCCCCATGAGGCGTCGCTCCAGGCCGTCCTCACCCTTGAGAGTGGTGACCAACGCGAGGTCGGGATCAGCGATGGCTCGGGCGAAGAGCGGGAGATCGACGGCGTTCCGATGGTGGAGCGCTACCTCGACCTTCCCCACGACCTGCCACTCGGATATCACCACCTCGCGGTCACGCACGGCGATCACGAGCCCGCGACGTGCACAGTGATCGTGACGCCGGAACGGTTGGACCTGCCCGCTGGGCTAGCAGCCGATCGGGTGTGGGGTCTGACCGGGCAGCTGTACGCGCTGCGGTCCGAACAGTCCTGGGGCTTGGGTGACGCCGCGGATCTCGCCGAACTGGGCACGTGGGCGGCCCGGCAGGGCGCGGATTTTGTGTTGGTCAATCCGATGCATGCTGCGGAGCCACGCCCCACGATGGAGCCCTCGCCGTACCTGCCGGCAACCCGCCGCTTCCTCAACCCGATGTATATCCGGGTCGAAGAAGTGCCAGAGCTGGGTTACCTGTCCTCCGCTGAGCACCAAATGATCGAGTGGCACGGCGATGACGCCCGACGGCTGACCGCCTTGGATCACCTGGACCGCGACAGCGCCTGGGAAGCCAAGGAGGCGGCGCTGCGGATCATCTACCGGCAGCGCAGTACGCACCGGCGACGTCGCGACTTCGAAGAGTTCTGCGAGCGCGAAGGTCAAGGTCTGCTCGACTACGCCACCTGGTGTGCCTTCGTCGTGGAACACGGGCTTCCCTCGAAGAACTGGCCGAGCGGCCTGCGCGACCCCAGAAGCGAAGCGACGGCCGCGGAGCAGGACCGCCTGGCCGAGGAAGTCGAGTTCCACCGCTGGATGCAGTGGATCGTGCAGGGCCAGTTCGCCGATGCACAGCGCGAGGTCAAGGCGGCGGGAATGTCGCTTGGCGTGGTGCACGATCTCGCGGTAGGGGTGCACCCGGGTGGCGCTGATGCGTGGGCGCTCGCGGACATCTTGGCGGGCGACATCGAAGGTGGGGCTCCACCAGACGACTACAACGCGACCGGGCAGACGTGGTCGCAGCCGCCGTGGCGTCCGGACCGCCTGGCCGAGGCCGCGTACCTCCCATACCGGGACATGTTGCGCACAACGTTGGCGCTGAGTGGCGGCCTGCGGGTCGATCACATCATTGGACTGTTCCGGTTGTGGTGGGTGCCGCGCGGGCGCCCGGCAACAGAGGGCACCTATGTGCGCTACGACCACGAGGCCATGATCGGCATTCTGCTCTTGGAGGCGCAGCGCGCAGGCGCTGTCGTCATCGGCGAGGACCTCGGCACGGTCGAGGACTGGATGCGGGATTACCTCACCGAGCGGGGTCTGCTTGGTACCTCGATCCTCTGGTTCGAGCGTCAGGACGGCGGTGCGCCACGGCCGCCGGAGACGTATCGCGAGCTATGCCTCGCCTCGGTGACGACCCATGACCTGCCCCCGACCGCCGGCTACCTCGAGGGGCAGCACATCGTGCTGCGTCACCAACTCGGGCTGCTTCCCGGCTCGCTCGAAGATGAAATGGCGACCGACGAAAAGCAGCGTGGGGCCGTCCTCGCCGACCTGCGTGAGCGAGGACTGCTCGGCAACAACTCCTCTGTCGAGGAACAGGTCTGCGCATTGCATCGCTACCTCGGCTTCAGCCCAGCGCGGATGATCGGCGTGGCGGTGCCCGACCTGGTCGGGGACGTTCGCACGATCAACCAGCCGGGGACCGATGAGGAGTACCCGAACTGGCGGCTCCCGCTGGCGGGTCCCCAAGGTCAGCCGTTGATGTTGGAGGACCTCATGGTCAGTCGCCGCGCGAAACGGCTCATTCGCGCTGTGACCACCCGACAGCCGGAGTGA